GCGCCTCGGAGCCGCCTTCCCCGAACGGCGTTTCGCGGCAGTCGACCCGGCGGCCGGTCCGGAACGGACCGCCGAACTCGAAGCGCTGCTGCCGGGCCGCGTCTCCGTTTCGACCGGAGTGAACCCGCAAAGCGCCGCCGCCGCGGACACCGTAACGCTGTTCGACGTGCTCGAACACATCGAAGACGATGCCGCCTTCCTGCGCTCCGTCCGCGACATGGTTCCGGCCGGAACGCTCTTTTTCCTGACCGTCCCGGCCGGAGCACGGCTTTTCGGAGAACACGACCGGAAACTGCGCCACTTCCGCCGCTACGATCACGGCGCGCTGCGGCTCCTGCTCGAAAGGAGCGGCCTGCGGATTCTGGAGACCGGAAGTTTCTTCCAGACGCTCTACTGGTTCCGCTGCCTTGAGCTCCTGTTCGGCAGGCGGTCCCCCGGGGTCGGCGGCGGAGCGATCTCTCCGCGCTGGCTGAATGTCTGCCTGCGGAACTTCCTGCGTCTGGAAGCCGGATTCGAAACCCGTCAGGCCTGGAGCCGCCTCCGGCTGCCCGGCCTTTCCCTGGAGGCGATATGCAGGAAGTGATCCTCGTTGTGCCGTGCTATAACGAAGCGGAACGGTTCGACTCCGGCGGATTCGCGGATTTTCTCGCGGAACAGGCCAGCTATGCGCTGCTCTTCGTCGACGACGGCAGCTCCGACCGCACGCCCGAGCGGCTCGAAGCACTGCGGAAACGGCAGCCCGGACAGGTTTCCGTGCTGCGGCTCGAAGCAAACTCCGGCAAAGGCGAAGCGGTCAGGCGCGGCATGCAGACAGCGCTCGCCGCCGGCGCTCCGTTCACCGGCTTCTGGGACGCCGACCTGGCGACTCCGCTCTGCGCCGCCGTCGCCATGCGCCGCGAATTCGAACGCCGGCCGGAGCTCGACTTCGTCACCGGCTGCCGGCTGCGGCGGCTCGGAGCCGATATCCGCCGCTCCCCGCTGCGGCATCTGGTC
This region of Victivallis lenta genomic DNA includes:
- a CDS encoding glycosyltransferase; protein product: MQEVILVVPCYNEAERFDSGGFADFLAEQASYALLFVDDGSSDRTPERLEALRKRQPGQVSVLRLEANSGKGEAVRRGMQTALAAGAPFTGFWDADLATPLCAAVAMRREFERRPELDFVTGCRLRRLGADIRRSPLRHLVGRVFATAASLHLKLPVYDTQCGAKLFRRETAEALFAEPFTTRWLFDVELFDRYQRRYGRDAAMRRICEHPLAVWHDVPGSTLRLRTAPRILLEFLRLRRRCL
- a CDS encoding class I SAM-dependent methyltransferase, with translation MDLSEERIRFRQDGERHFWELARADFLVRLLGRRLPPGPGTILDIGCGDGYLLRRLGAAFPERRFAAVDPAAGPERTAELEALLPGRVSVSTGVNPQSAAAADTVTLFDVLEHIEDDAAFLRSVRDMVPAGTLFFLTVPAGARLFGEHDRKLRHFRRYDHGALRLLLERSGLRILETGSFFQTLYWFRCLELLFGRRSPGVGGGAISPRWLNVCLRNFLRLEAGFETRQAWSRLRLPGLSLEAICRK